The following coding sequences lie in one Arachis hypogaea cultivar Tifrunner chromosome 9, arahy.Tifrunner.gnm2.J5K5, whole genome shotgun sequence genomic window:
- the LOC140175153 gene encoding protein ALP1-like codes for MRRHCQGDKDGGVSTTKVSSSSSTTPPRHHHRHQRSIATTSLPTQDEEGDFFKQPSGEDVPYEIFHNSRFYPFFKDCIGAIDGTHSRVKVPTVEAPCFCERKDHPTQNVLAACEFDMKFTYVLSSWEGTASDSRILKDALRKFYLGDAGFMLKPGILTPYRGVRYHLKEYSVRKPQNPKEQFNHHHSSLRNVIEGCFGVLKKRFSIIAGDTKPYYSLKL; via the exons ATGCGACGGCATTGTCAGGGGGACAAAGACGGTGGCGTCAG CACCACCAAAGTCTCATCGTCATCATCTACAACACCACCACggcatcatcatcgtcatcagagGTCCATCGCAACTACATCTCTTCCTACTCAAGACGAAG AGGGAGACTTCTTCAAGCAACCGTCTGGTGAGGATGTTCCTTATGAAATATTTCATAATAGTCGATTCTATCCATTTTTCAAG gactgcattgGAGCCATAGATGGTACTCATAGTCGTGTGAAGGTACCAACGGTGGAAGCCCCTTGTTTTTGCGAAAGAAAAGATCACCCCACACAAAATGTGTTAGCTGCCTGCGAGTTTGATATGAAATTCACTTATGTGTTATCTAGTTGGGAAGGAACTGCCTCTGACTCGAGAATTTTGAAAGATGCTCTAA GAAAATTTTATCTAGGCGATGCAGGATTTATGCTAAAGCCTGGGATACTTACACCATATAGAGGTGTTCGATATCACCTAAAAGAGTATTCAGTACGTAAACCCCAAAATCCGAAAGAACAATTCAACCACCACCATTCTTCATTACGAAATGTTATTGAAGGATGTTTCGGAGTTCTAAAAAAAAGATTCTCAATTATAGCTGGTGACACTAAACCTTATTATTCATTGAAACTATGA
- the LOC114924450 gene encoding L10-interacting MYB domain-containing protein-like, with the protein MDEVLLNALIEEVLKGNRHDGSWTTKAYDNIVKTLSIEIGPHITKNYIKNKMKTLKDYFTKAYDLFHHLSGFAWNHVTRKFKTKEEVWQDFIKELFRTDRAIGKGVATSRERI; encoded by the exons ATGGATGAAGTTCTACTGAATGCATTAATAGAAGAAGTATTGAAAGGTAATAGACACGATGGCTCATGGACAACTAAAGCATATGATAATATTGTGAAGACTTTGAGCATAGAAATAGGCCCGCACATAACGAAGAACTACATCAAGAATAAAATGAAGACATTGAAAGATTATTTTACTAAGGCATATGACTTATTTCATCATTTAAGTGGATTTGCATGGAATCATGTTACGAGAAAGTTTAAAACTAAAGAAGAAGTGTGGCAAGACTTTATTAAG GAGTTGTTTAGAACTGATAGAGCTATTGGTAAAGGGGTTGCTACTTCACGAGAAAGAATTTAA